The Ascaphus truei isolate aAscTru1 unplaced genomic scaffold, aAscTru1.hap1 HAP1_SCAFFOLD_457, whole genome shotgun sequence genome includes the window gggggcctgctgctttcatttgtcctgggccccatgatttctgttggcggccctgtggttACCTGCTTGCATCCTTTCAGCCAGCGCTACCTGGACTTCCCTATCCCAACCAATAGTGGAGGCTGCACTGGGCAAAACATTTCAATGGCTGTGGGCATCTAGGACTGCTAGAATTCCCAGTTCTCCCTGTTTCGTGTAAGTATAGCTCTGTTGGCTGCGTCCAAAATAAACACCCATTTGATCTGTGTCCTGTCGGGTGCTTGATCCAGCTGGTCTCTCGTAACCGTCCCTATTCTATGTTCCTATCTCCATAGTAAATCATGCAGAAAGGGTGATGAAAAATCACAAAGTGGTTGCAGCATTTGGGACCAATCACAGCATGGATGCTACATGGGCCAATCAAGGCTTCAGGAAATTCAAACCAACTAGTTCTTAAAAACTCAGGGTCCAGTTTCAGCTGGATACCACTTGTGGAGATTGATGACTGAGTCTCACCTGAACAATGGCCCTGCCTTCAGTCACGGTACCCCAGGCTCGAGTACACACCCTCCACTCTAGTCCCAGCAATAGCCATTTCTGcagacatgatatatatatatatatatgtatatatatatctatatatatctatatatatatatatatatatatatatatatatatatatatagatagatagggcAATGGGTgggcttcatttttttttataagagcCTCAGTGCCCATATCATCACAGATACCTCAAACTGTTCATAGttgctcataatatacattttaagtggTTCATTCTACAGGTTTAATTTTCCTGAGGCAGTTGGATTGTGCCCCTATGAttcttgctttattatatttattattttaagacTGAGCATTTTTTTAGCTTATCTTTTTATTGTCCGAGCATACGATATACATGTATGGTATtatgtatacacacacccctaaatGCAGAAAATACTACTCTCCCACCCCCTTATTTTTCTTGTTATATGTaacgcatgtgacaatgtataattccacATGCttgcctaaactggcaatcgattaatactcctgttataaatctgtacaaATCCTGATTGTGAGCCTAACATATTTGCCACCTTTCCGTTTCaaacaatccttcagtcagtgttacagcagctacaatgtatccttatattaataTGGTAACTATCTATTGTTGCAGATGCAGCTCAAACTGCaaagaatattggcaacaaattatcacaaacaggaaagtgttggaaAGATTCACACTTCATAGGGGGTGGGCTATAACCTGCTGTTGAAattaaaggatgctttaaaacagaTTAAAAATTGAACTAAATTGCATAATAAAGTCACCATTATCTAAAACTACAgaaattattaaataaaaaaatataagttTTCCCATGCTTTCCATACGGTAATTATGCAGAGATTTAAATATTGCTGTGTGCTTCTCTTTGCATCACCAAAATAATAATGTTTCTTCAATTAAGGCACttttacataaacaaaaaaaaaacactgttacTGACTCCTCATCAAAACCTTTAGGCAAATTGATGGATTTTACACATGAAATGTGTGGTTGTATTTATGGAAGTAACAGAACAACGTGATACATATTTGTCATTTACTGTACAGTTCTGACAAATGATCAGAAAATCAATTCAACtgctaaagaaaaaaatccaattgGATTTTTTTCCTAACAAATGTTGATGTTACATGATATTAGTCTATAAAATGGTACATCAAAATATTATATGAATTATTTCTTGTTTATACTAAAAGTACAATTCCTCTTAACAGATCGAAAAGTGGAAGCACTTGACATCTTTAAAACCAGATCAACTTTCATTATTTGATACAGATtttatgactttgtaaatgaaaGTTCAGCATTTTTAATCCAACAGGAAAATAAATATCACTTGCTGctcagtaaaaataaaatgtaaagctTTTAAAGTGAACCTACTAAAAATGTTTTACCGCAGACTATAAAAAGGCCAACTTTATATATAATACAccagggaaaggaagggggggcaggaaagGAACCCTCGCAACTGCTAAGTGTATGGGTAAGATCGGTGCTACAATCTGGGGTGATAATGGAGTAAACAGAAGAGACGAAGAACCCCACTGCGAGAGCACTCACATCATCATGATCACAGGACCTAGGACAGTAAATAGGACCTAAAAACTAGGAGTGAGAAATTGCTCAGGTAATGGTGTGAACATAAAAACAAGTTATTTGAGAGAGTACTCAGAGTAAAATAAGGCGCATAAAGCCCGAGTGAAATAAAAGGCTGCGTGTGACACGCAGTGATCATGATGTGAGTGCTCTCGCAGTGGGGTTCTTCGTCTTCTGTTTAcaactttatatacacacattaacTATGCTCGTATCAAACTCATGTGGAAAATATAATTGCATTGGCTGTATGTGAACTCATCACAAGCTGCCCTACATCAAATGCATCATGCGGGTGTTGGGGGCATCATGTAATGTACATATTTACTAATATGCATTTATATACCATCTGCATTTTACTGGGACTCAAAAACGGTGTCAGTGAAAAAAATAATCGCATTGTATGAATACCTAATCCTGCTTTGAGGAGCACGAATTTCTTGTATAACAGCGCCACCCTGTGGTATTTGTGCGAACTACAGATACATTGTATGAGATTCTTGGCGCTTTTCTGCTGTTCTCTGGTCAGATCAATAGCTTTAAAACTAAAACAAACCAATAAATACAACtgtaaataaaactaaaaataacAGAATATTTCGTTGCATTTGGTGCTTACCCTTTTATCCCGAATGCAGAGTAAATATGAGCATTATAGCTTTTACACGGATAAGGTGGGTGGCTCTtagaagagcctttgtgtttgtgGGTCAGTGATGAGATCAGGGTTACTTGGCGCTAGTGTACTTGGTGACAGCCTTGGTGCCCTCGGACACTGCGTGCTTGGCCAGCTCTCCCGGCAGCAGCAGGCGCACGGCGGTCTGGATCTCCCGGGAAGTGATGGTGGAGCGTTTGTTGTAATGAGCCAGACGGGAGGCTTCTCCTGCGATGCGCTCGAAGATATCGTTCACAAAGGAGTTCATGATGCCCATGGCCTTGGAGGAGATGCCGGTGTCAGGGTGAACCTGCTTCAGCACCTTGTACACGTAGATAGCGTAACTCTCCTTCCTGGTCTTCCTACGCTTCTTCCCATCCTTCGTCTGGGTCTTGGTCACGGCTTTCTTAGAGCCCTTCTTGGCAGCTGGCGCTGACTTGGCAGCTGGCGCTGACTTGGCTGGTTCAGGCATATTGAGCGATGCTTCCTCCTTCAGCTACAAACAGACAATGtctaactcctcccccagcagctcTATTTATAGGCTTCCTATGCAAATGAGCAGCTGCAGTCTTCTGTTCTTGTATTGGCTGACTTCATCATGTGACTGTTTATGACAGCATCAGATTCATTTAAACTAAGATGATTGGTAGTTACAGGATTCTGGAACTGATTGGCTGATTTGAAGACTGACCAATGACAGAGGAGTTACGATGCACCATAAAGGTATAAATAAGGGCACAGGGGGCGGGGTTTGTTATTTCTTTTGCTGTTACAGCTGTGGTCAGATTAATAGGAATGTCTGGAAGAGGCAAACAGAGCGGGAAAGCGCGCGCTAAAGCCAAGACTCGCTCTTCTCGGGCTGGGCTGCAGTTCCCAGTCGGCCGTGTGCACAGACTTCTTCGGAAGGGTAATTATGCTCAACGTGTGGGAGCCGGAGCCCCGGTCTATCTGGCCGCAGTGCTCGAGTACCTGACTGCGGAGATCCTGGAGTTGGCCGGTAACGCCGCCCGGGATAATAAGAAGTCCCGCATCATCCCCCGGCACCTGCAGCTCGCTGTGCGTAACGATGAGGAGCTGAACCGGCTGCTCGGAGGGGTCACCATCGCTCAGGGGGGTGTTCTGCCCAACATCCAGGCCGTGCTGCTGCCCAAGAAAACCGAGAGCCACAAACCGGCCAAGAGCAAGTGAGCTGAATACCCGAGACCAGGAGCAGAGATCCCCACATAcccaacacaaaggctcttt containing:
- the LOC142484892 gene encoding histone H2B 1.1-like; translation: MPEPAKSAPAAKSAPAAKKGSKKAVTKTQTKDGKKRRKTRKESYAIYVYKVLKQVHPDTGISSKAMGIMNSFVNDIFERIAGEASRLAHYNKRSTITSREIQTAVRLLLPGELAKHAVSEGTKAVTKYTSAK
- the LOC142484897 gene encoding histone H2A type 2-B, which produces MSGRGKQSGKARAKAKTRSSRAGLQFPVGRVHRLLRKGNYAQRVGAGAPVYLAAVLEYLTAEILELAGNAARDNKKSRIIPRHLQLAVRNDEELNRLLGGVTIAQGGVLPNIQAVLLPKKTESHKPAKSK